In the genome of Bremerella sp. P1, the window TTTTGTAGTTGCTGGATCGCGCGAAAGATTGGCGGGTCATTCGCGGCACTGTTGGTCGGGGCGCTGCTGTTCGTCGCGGTGGGATTCAACCAATGGATGCTGCCGTATCCGATTTGGTTTGAGGTGGCCAACTATATCGCATTTCCGCTGGCGATTTGGGGTGCGATATCGAGCAATCGCACTAAGGTAGATGTTTCACCAAAGGTAGGTGAGGACGAAGAGAATCACTCACCGTAGCCCTCTCCCTTCATGGGAGAGGGAACTAGAGATTTACTTCGTGGAAGCTTTCGCTTAGGTTAGCGTCCAGCCATCGGGTAGGCAGGCACCCTTTTCGACGACGGGGATTCCGTCGACGACGGTGACGCCTTCTGGGTATTCCTTGTCCACCAGGTCATCGGTCTTCACCACGTGGACGTTGTTGCCGATGTGGCAATTCTTGTCGACGATGGCTCCCTTGATAACGCTGCCAGAGCCGATCTTCATGCGAGGTCGACCGGACGATTCGTCGGCTTCAGTTTCCATGCGGGTCGCGTAGTAGTCGCAGCCCATCAGAACCGAGTCTTCGATCGTAACGTTTTCTTCGATCACGCTACGCAGACCGACCACGCTGTTCTTGATGGTGCAGCCTTTGCCGATCTGGCAACCATCAGCGATCATGCTGTTGGCGAAATTGCCTTCCATGACCATCGTGGGTGGCAGGAAACGAGCCCGCGTGAAGATCGGAGCTTCTTCTTCAACGAACTCGAACGGAGGCGTTGGGGCCAGCGTGGCGAGGTTCGATTCGTAGAAGGCTTTGATCGTCCCGATGTCTTCCCAGTAGCTGTCGAACATGTGCATCTGCACTTTCTTCGCTCGAATCGCTGCAGGGAAGATCTCCTTGCCGAAGTCCTGGTAGTCGGTCTTTTCCAGCAGTTCAACCAAGGTGTCCCGGTTGAACAGGTAATTGCCCATACTCGCCAGGCAATCACGACCGTTCGATGTAATGCCACGGGCATCGATCCAGGCAGGGTCGGTTCGCACATGGGCCAGTTCTTCAGGTGTCTTGGGCTTCTCGACGAAACCATTGACGCGGCCTGTTTCGTCGATCTTCATGATCCCCAAACCGCTGGCGTCCTTCGAGTGGACAGGCAGGCCTGCGATCGAGACGTCAGCACCGGATTCGATGTGCGAGTTCAGCATCTCGCGGTAATCCATGCGGTACAGTTGGTCGCCGGAAAGGATCAAGACGTAGTCGATGCCGTGCTGCTGGATGTAACGCAAGTTCTTGCGAACGGCATCGGCAGTGCCTTGGTACCAGTCAGAACCTTCACTCGCGGTTTGCTGAGCGGCTAATAGTTCGACAAAACCACCGCTGAAGTGATCGAAGCGGTAGGTCTGGCGGATGTGACGGTGCAAACTGACCGACATGAACTGCGTCAGCACATAGATGCGATTCATCTGGCTGTTTAAGCAGTTCGAGAGAGGGATATCGATCAAGCGGTACTTGCCCGCCAGCGGAACGGCTGGTTTCGAGCGGTATTTAGTCAAAGGGTAAAGCCGGGTTCCACGGCCACCGCCCAGCACCAGGCAGATGACATTACGCATAGGTCACCTTCTCTCTATGGAAGAAAAGCATTGGGTGATATTTCAATTGTTGGCGTTCGAACGATAACGGGCAGCGTCGCAGGTACGCAAGCCGATGCGTATCGACCCACCCAATATTCGCGTAACTTTATGCAATTATCGCGCCGCAACGGATACGACGCTTACTTCCGATAAAATCCGCGTCGACGCTGTTCGCTATAGCGTTCCAGTGCTTCGTTGATGATCGGTAGAGCTAATTCCGATGGAAGAATCTCGTCGACCTCAACCGATTTCCCTTCCAACATCTTGTAATCTTGGAAGAAGCGCCGCAACATGTTCCGGCGATGATTAGGCAGATCAATCGCTTCATTGTAGGAAGAATATTCCGGATCGGTCACCGCGACGGCGATAATCTTATGATCGAGCTTGCCGCTATCAACCATCGTCATCAAACCCACCGCTCGTGCGGTGATCAACGTCAGCGGAGCGACCGGTTCCTGGCACAGGACCAGCACGTCGAGCGGATCGTCGTCTTCGGCAAGTGTTTGCGGGACGAAGCCGTAGTTCGCTGGATAGTGAACGGCTGAATAAAGCATGCGGTCCATCCGCAACAGACCCGTATCCTTGTCCAGTTCGTACTTGATGCTGGATCCGGTCGGGATCTCGATGACCGCACAGAATTCCCTAGGGATGTCTTCACCGGGGGTCACGTCGTGCCAAGCGTGCGTCATAGATGCGAATCTTCCTCAAGAATCAGGTCTTTTTCCTGACTCCAATAGCTTTGCCAAATTGCCATATTCGGTCCGGCTTCCGCTGTTAACCATAGTTTAACGGAAGCGAATCATTGCTTGTAAGCATCCGTCGTAACTTGCGCCGCGTCAACCGCAGGGGAAGGAAGCTAAGTTCATTTCACGACGAAATTTACAAGACGACCCGGAACGACAATCGTTTTCACGATTTGTTTTCCTTCCAGAAGCTCTTGGACGCGAGCATCCGACTTTGCGAGAGCTTCAAGATCGTCCTTCTTAATGTCGGCTGGAACCGTAATACGGCCGCGAACTTTCCCCATAATTTGCACGGGGACTTCGATCTCGTTGTCCTTGGTGTACGACTCGACAAACTGTGGCCATGGCTCGTAGGCCAAAGTGTCACTGTGGCCCAACAATTGCCAAAATTCTTCGGCTAAGTGAGGTGCCAAGGGAGAAAGCATCAACGCAAACCATTCCATGGCCTTTTTCGGCCGTGTCGATTCCTTGGTGAAGAAGTTGGTGAACTCCATCAAGCGGGCAATGGCCGTGTTGAAACTGATATTGGAAAGGTCATTCGTTACGCTCTTGAGCGTGCGATGGAGCATCTTGTTCTGCTCTTCGGTTGGCTCGACGTCTTGAATGGCTGCGTTGAGAACAACCTCTTCCGCGTTGTGGTCGATGAGCATTCGCCACGCTCGATCGAGGAAGCCACGAACCCCCTTCACACCATCCATCGCCCAAGGCTTGGTAGCTTCGAGTGGTCCCATGAACATTTCGTAAAGACGAAGACTATCGGCACCGAAATCGCGGACGACGTCATCCGGGTTAACCACGTTACCGCGGCTCTTGGACATCTTGTGAGCCCGCGAATCGATCCGAATGTTGTTATCCGCGGCCAGGACAAATCCGTCGCCCTTCTTGAGGACGTCTGCTTCAGCCAATGCGACGGAGTTGACCGGGTTGCCCTTGTCGTCAACAAGTGATCCGTCTTCCTGCTTCTTCACGAGGTTGCTGCCGACCCAACTGCCATCCTCAAGCTGGAAGCCCATGTACTCGATCTCGCCCAAGATCATCCCTTGGTTGACGAGCTTCTGGAATGGTTCGGGTGTCGAGACGTAACCGCGGTCGTAAAGCACCTTGTGCCAGAAGCGGGCATACAAGAGGTGAAGCACGGCGTGTTCGGCACCACCAATGTAGAGATCGATCGGCATCCAGGCCTTTTCTTTTTCAGGATCAACGAAGACCGCGTTGTTCTTCGGATCGATGAAGCGAAGGTAGTACCAGCACGAGCCGGCCCACTGCGGCATGGTGTTCGTTTCCCGCTTATACTTCACGCCGTCAATCACCGGGTAAAGCCAGGAGTCATCCGCTTTCTCGAGTGGCGGTTCTGGTCGCCCAATCGGTTTGTAATCTTCGATCTGTGGCAAGTCGACCGGAAGCTGGTCGACCGGCACGGCTCGGATCTTGCCGTTGGGCTCGCCGTTTTCGTCAAGTTCTTTGAGAATCGGGAAGGGCTCGCCCCAGAAACGCTGACGGCTGAAGAGCCAGTCGCGGAGTTTGAAGTTGGTCGCTTCGCGGCCGAGACCGTTTTGTTCGAGATCTAAAGCGATCTGCGCTTTGACCTCGGCGGTCTTCATGCCGTTGTATTTGCCGGAGTTGATCGCCACGCCATCGAAAGTCGCACAGGCCTTCCCGGCAAGGACCGCGTCGCGATCGATGTCAGACTTGTCGCCGGGATCGACCACGGCAATCACCGGGATGTCGAACTTTTGCGCGAACTCGAAGTCGCGATCGTCGTGTGCCGGAACGGCCATGATGGCCCCAGTGCCGTAGCTGGCGAGCACATAGTCCGCGATCCAAATCGGCACAGGCTGGCCGGTAACTGGGTTAATGGCATACGAGCCAGAAAACACGCCGGTCTTATCTTTGGCAAGCTCCGTGCGTTCCAAGTCAGACTTGAACGCGGCTGCCTGACAGTACTTCTGGACGGCGTCGGATTGCTCGGCGGTGGTCAACTGATCGACAAGCGGGTGCTCGGGCGCGATGACCATGTAGGTCGCCCCAAAGAGCGTGTCAGGCCGCGTTGTGTACACGCGAAGGACATCGGTGCCAGGCTTGCGAGGATAGCCAAGCTTCTTTCGCTCAATCTCCCAGGGGGTGTACTCTTCGGCGGTACCAAGGAAGAAATCGACTTCCGCCCCGATGCTACGGCCAATCCAGTTACGCTGAAGCTGCTTGATGCTGTCGGACCAGTCGAGCGATTCGAGATCGCTTTCGAGCCGCTCGGCGTAGGCCGTAATGCGGAGCATCCATTGGCGAAGCGGCAAACGTTGAACCGGGTGGCCGCCACGTTCGCTCTTGCCGTCGATCACTTCTTCGTTCGCAAGCACGGTGCCAAGCGCGGGGCACCAATTGACCGGAGCCTCGTTGACGTAGGCCAAGCGATGCTCGTCCTGGTAATCGCGAACGGCTTCGGCTCCTTCGGCTTTCACATCGTCAGGAATCGGAAGCTCGGCGATGGGGCGGCCTTTGCCGGCGTCGTGGTCGTACCATGTGTCGAAAAGTACGAGGAAAATCCACTGCGTCCAGCGGAAGTAGTCGACATCAGTTGTGGCGACCTGCCGCTGCCAGTCGTAGCTGAAGCCAAGCATCTTCAACTGGCGGACGAACTCACCGATGTTCTTCTCGGTCGTCTCGCGAGGATGGACATTGTGCTTAATGGCATATTCTTCTGCCGGAAGGCCAAACGAGTCGAAGCCCATCGGGTGCAAGACGCTTTTGCCCTGCATGCGGGCAAAGCGGCAGACGATATCGGTTGCCGTGTAACCTTCCGGATGCCCCACATGCAAACCTGCACCACTTGGATAGGGAAACATATCCAAGACATAAAGCTTCTCGCTTTTGGGGAGGTCAGGGGTGCGGAAAGTTTGATTCTCGTCCCAGTATTTCTGCCATTTGGGTTCGATCTGGGCCGGGTTGTAGCGAGGCATGGGTGATAATCCAGTCGTCAAATATGCGGTCTTGCCGCAGCTTGGTCTACTTGCAAGTTGGGTCGATGGGCAGGGATCGCCGCAAAATGTTATCACATAGGGCTTTCCCGCAGTCTCGCGAAGGTAACGATTCTAATGGTCCTCTCGAAAACTGACAATTGAAGGACCCCGTTGGTTCTCCGGAACGTTCGCGCTAAATCCACCTGGTGGATAAAATCTGTGCAAGGATTTCGAGAGAATTGCATGTTGCAGAGTCGATTACCCTGGTAGACTGCTGGTTTGCCGAACAACCTTCCCCCAACACGAACCCCTGAATCCTTATGCTTCACGGACGACGTCATCTTCAGCTAGTTGATTCCGAACGGGACGCGATGCGAGTTGCCTGCCAGTTCAACGCGCAACTAATGGACTTTGTACGCCCTCACGTCAAAGCGGGCATTACGACCGAGGCAATCGATCGGATGGTGCACGAGTACACCCTCGATCATGGCCACACGCCTGCTTGTTTGAATTACCAAGGCTTCCCCAAGAGCTGCTGCACCAGCATCAACGAAGTCATTTGTCATGGGATTCCCGACAAATACGAGCTGAAAGAAGGGGACATCGTCAATGTCGACCTGACTTCGATTGTCGACGGGTGGCATGGCGATCAGTCGGAAACGTTTCTGATTGGGGAAGTAACTCCTGAAGCGAAGCAGGTCACGCAGTGTGCGTTCGATTGCCTGTATCTGGCTATCGATGCGATCTATCCCGAATGCCGCGTTTCGGAAATCGGTCGCGTTATTGTCGAGGAAGCCAAGAAGTACAACTTTGGTGTCGTCGAAGAGTTCGTCGGGCACGGCCTCGGCCGTCGATTCCATCAAGATCCTTCGATTCCTCACGTCCCAACACGTGCCGCTCATTCGGTTCGCCTGTTGCCAGGCGTCTGCTTCACGATCGAGCCGATGATCAACATTGGCGGAGCAGCTACGCAACTCGATCCGTCCGATGGCTGGACGGTCCGTACTCGCGACCGTAGCCTGAGTGCTCAGTTCGAGCATACGATCTTGATGACCGAGAACGGTCCTGAGATCCTTTCGATGACGAAAGATGGTCCTCAGAAGGGACATAAGTTCTAAATCGCGGCGCGATAGCACTGAAATCAATCTTGCCAGCGATCGGGCGTTTTTGGTATTTCCTCGGGCAATGACTCAAGTTTTTGCCTGAGGGATCCGGCTATGTTCTGTTTTCGACCCGTTTGCTTGCTAATGCTGGCTGCTACTTTGCCATGTGCGGTTACTGCTCTGGCGAGTGAGCCGTACAAAGGACGCGTGACCACGGCACAGGTTTTTACCCGTAGCGGACCGGGGCAGAACTACTATCCAACGGCCTATCTGGAAAAGAATTCGGTCGTGGATGTCTACCGCGAAGATGTCGGCGGTTGGCTGGCCATTCGCCCGACCGAGGACGAGTTCAGCCTGGTCCGGGCCGCCGATCTTTCCTACGGCGACGATCGTCAGATTGCCTACGTTCGGACAGCCGAAGCACCGGCGTTCGTCGGGAGCCAAATTAGCGACCAGCACCACATCACCCATGTTAAGTTAGACCAAGACGAACCCCTGGAAGTGCTGGGAATTGTCGAGCTACGCGATCCAGAAACTGGCAAAAAGGAAGCGTTCTATCGCATCGCTCCACCCGCCGGTGAGTTTCGCTGGATCAACAAGCACTTTGTTGAACCCATCGGCATTCAGCCTCGCACGCAAGGGCCCACGGTCGATTCCGCGGCCATGGCCGAATCGATTCAGGATGACAAGTTCTGGAAAGAGACTGAGCAGAAGCTGAGTGCGGTTCGGCCGGTGTCTTTCGATGAAGAGACCGACAAACCCGGCGCCACGTTTACCGGAGAACTGCAACCGCTGGACGAGATCGGTCCCGGCA includes:
- a CDS encoding inorganic diphosphatase, producing the protein MTHAWHDVTPGEDIPREFCAVIEIPTGSSIKYELDKDTGLLRMDRMLYSAVHYPANYGFVPQTLAEDDDPLDVLVLCQEPVAPLTLITARAVGLMTMVDSGKLDHKIIAVAVTDPEYSSYNEAIDLPNHRRNMLRRFFQDYKMLEGKSVEVDEILPSELALPIINEALERYSEQRRRGFYRK
- the map gene encoding type I methionyl aminopeptidase, yielding MLHGRRHLQLVDSERDAMRVACQFNAQLMDFVRPHVKAGITTEAIDRMVHEYTLDHGHTPACLNYQGFPKSCCTSINEVICHGIPDKYELKEGDIVNVDLTSIVDGWHGDQSETFLIGEVTPEAKQVTQCAFDCLYLAIDAIYPECRVSEIGRVIVEEAKKYNFGVVEEFVGHGLGRRFHQDPSIPHVPTRAAHSVRLLPGVCFTIEPMINIGGAATQLDPSDGWTVRTRDRSLSAQFEHTILMTENGPEILSMTKDGPQKGHKF
- the leuS gene encoding leucine--tRNA ligase, which codes for MPRYNPAQIEPKWQKYWDENQTFRTPDLPKSEKLYVLDMFPYPSGAGLHVGHPEGYTATDIVCRFARMQGKSVLHPMGFDSFGLPAEEYAIKHNVHPRETTEKNIGEFVRQLKMLGFSYDWQRQVATTDVDYFRWTQWIFLVLFDTWYDHDAGKGRPIAELPIPDDVKAEGAEAVRDYQDEHRLAYVNEAPVNWCPALGTVLANEEVIDGKSERGGHPVQRLPLRQWMLRITAYAERLESDLESLDWSDSIKQLQRNWIGRSIGAEVDFFLGTAEEYTPWEIERKKLGYPRKPGTDVLRVYTTRPDTLFGATYMVIAPEHPLVDQLTTAEQSDAVQKYCQAAAFKSDLERTELAKDKTGVFSGSYAINPVTGQPVPIWIADYVLASYGTGAIMAVPAHDDRDFEFAQKFDIPVIAVVDPGDKSDIDRDAVLAGKACATFDGVAINSGKYNGMKTAEVKAQIALDLEQNGLGREATNFKLRDWLFSRQRFWGEPFPILKELDENGEPNGKIRAVPVDQLPVDLPQIEDYKPIGRPEPPLEKADDSWLYPVIDGVKYKRETNTMPQWAGSCWYYLRFIDPKNNAVFVDPEKEKAWMPIDLYIGGAEHAVLHLLYARFWHKVLYDRGYVSTPEPFQKLVNQGMILGEIEYMGFQLEDGSWVGSNLVKKQEDGSLVDDKGNPVNSVALAEADVLKKGDGFVLAADNNIRIDSRAHKMSKSRGNVVNPDDVVRDFGADSLRLYEMFMGPLEATKPWAMDGVKGVRGFLDRAWRMLIDHNAEEVVLNAAIQDVEPTEEQNKMLHRTLKSVTNDLSNISFNTAIARLMEFTNFFTKESTRPKKAMEWFALMLSPLAPHLAEEFWQLLGHSDTLAYEPWPQFVESYTKDNEIEVPVQIMGKVRGRITVPADIKKDDLEALAKSDARVQELLEGKQIVKTIVVPGRLVNFVVK
- a CDS encoding glucose-1-phosphate adenylyltransferase produces the protein MRNVICLVLGGGRGTRLYPLTKYRSKPAVPLAGKYRLIDIPLSNCLNSQMNRIYVLTQFMSVSLHRHIRQTYRFDHFSGGFVELLAAQQTASEGSDWYQGTADAVRKNLRYIQQHGIDYVLILSGDQLYRMDYREMLNSHIESGADVSIAGLPVHSKDASGLGIMKIDETGRVNGFVEKPKTPEELAHVRTDPAWIDARGITSNGRDCLASMGNYLFNRDTLVELLEKTDYQDFGKEIFPAAIRAKKVQMHMFDSYWEDIGTIKAFYESNLATLAPTPPFEFVEEEAPIFTRARFLPPTMVMEGNFANSMIADGCQIGKGCTIKNSVVGLRSVIEENVTIEDSVLMGCDYYATRMETEADESSGRPRMKIGSGSVIKGAIVDKNCHIGNNVHVVKTDDLVDKEYPEGVTVVDGIPVVEKGACLPDGWTLT